The nucleotide window ATCATCGATATCAACATGGATGAAGGCATGCTGGATGCAGAGGCATGTATGGTTCGCTTCCTGAACCTGTGTGCTTCTGAGCCTGAAATATCCAAAGTGCCTATCATGGTTGACTCTTCTAAGTGGGAAGTCATCGAAGCCGGCCTGAAATGTATTCAGGGTAAAGGCATCGTGAACTCGATTTCTCTAAAAGAAGGTAAAGAGAAGTTTGTCGAGCAGGCCAAACTGATTCGCCGCTATGGTGCCGCTGTTATCGTGATGGCATTCGATGAAGTCGGACAAGCAGATACACGTGAACGCAAAATTGAAATTTGTACCAATGCTTACCGTATCTTGGTTGATGAAGTTGGCTTCCCACCAGAAGATATTATCTTTGACCCAAATATTTTTGCGGTTGCAACAGGTATCGATGAGCACAACAACTACGCTGTCGATTTTATCGAAGCGGTTGGCGACATCAAACGTGACCTGCCGCATGCGATGATATCTGGTGGTGTGTCTAACGTTTCGTTCTCTTTCCGTGGCAATAACTACGTTCGTGAAGCGATTCATGCCGTATTCCTTTACCACTGTTTCAAAAACGGTATGGATATGGGCATCGTTAACGCTGGTCAGCTGGAGATTTACGATAACGTACCTGAAAAGCTGCGCGAAGCGGTAGAAGATGTCGTTCTTAACCGTCGTGATGATGCTACTGAAAGGCTTTTGGATATCGCTTCAGAATACGCTGATAAAGGTGTGGGTAAAGAGGAAGATGCCTCTGCACTGGAGTGGAGAACTTGGCCAGTCGAAAAACGTTTAGAACATGCTCTAGTTAAGGGCATTACCGAGTTTATCGTTGAAGACACTGAAGAAGCTCGTGTTAATGCGTCTAAACCATTAGAGGTCATCGAAGGCCCATTGATGGATGGTATGAACGTGGTCGGCGACTTGTTTGGTGAAGGTAAGATGTTCCTTCCTCAGGTCGTGAAGTCGGCGCGTGTAATGAAACAGGCGGTTGCTCATTTAGAACCATTTATCGACGCAGAGAAGCAGGTCGGTCAGACCAACGGTAAGATCTTACTCGCGACGGTAAAAGGCGATGTACACGATATCGGTAAAAATATCGTCGGCGTTGTATTGCAATGTAACAACTACGAGATCATCGATCTTGGCGTTATGGTGCCGTGTGAAAAGATCCTTAAAGTCGCTAAAGAAGAGAACGTCGATATTATCGGTCTGTCGGGTCTGATTACTCCGTCATTAGATGAGATGGTTCATGTAGCTAAAGAGATGGAGCGTCTTGACTTTGATCTGCCATTGCTGATTGGCGGCGCGACAACGTCGAAAGCGCATACTGCGGTTAAAATTGAACAGAACTACAAACATCCGGTCGTTTACGTCAACAATGCTTCACGTGCCGTAGGTGTTTGTACGTCACTATTGTCTGATGAACGTCGACCTGATTTCGTCGAAAAATTAAATGCCGACTACGAGCGTGTGCGTGATCAACACAATCGTAAAAAGCCACGAACCAAGCCAGTCACTCTGGAAGAAGCTCGCGCAAACAAAGTGGCAATTGACTGGAAGGCGTATACACCTCCAGCACCAAAACAATCAGGGATTCATATTTTCGACGATTTTGATGTCGCAACCTTGCGTAAGTACATCGACTGGACCCCGTTCTTTATGACCTGGTCACTTGTTGGTAAATACCCATCGATTTTCGATCACGAAGAAGTGGGTGAAGAAGCAAAGCGTTTGTTCCATGATGCTAATGAACTCCTTGATCGTGTTGAAAACGAAGGTCTGATGAAAGCACGAGGCATGTGTGGTCTGTTCCCTGCGGCAAGTGTGGGAGATGACATTGAAGTGTACACGGATGAATCGCGTTCAGAAGTCGCGAAAGTCCTGTGTAACCTTCGCCAGCAAACTGAGAAACCAAAAGGCTTTAACTACTGCTTGTCTGATTATGTCGCACCAAAAGACTCGGGTAAGCACGACTGGATTGGCGCGTTTGCGGTCACTGGTGGAATTGGCGAGCGTGAACTTGCGGATGAGTATAAGGCTAAGGGTGATGATTATAATGCCATTATGATCCAAGCGGTGGCCGATCGTCTGGCAGAAGCTTTTGCTGAATATCTGCATGAGCATGTGCGTAAAGAAATCTGGGGTTATGCTGAAGATGAGAATTTATCTAACGATGAGCTAATCCGTGAAAAATACCAAGGTATTCGACCTGCGCCTGGCTACCCAGCATGCCCAGAGCATACGGAAAAAGGACCGTTATGGGATCTTCTGAACGTAGAAGAGAATATCGGTATGTCTTTGACATCCAGCTATGCCATGTACCCAGGAGCCTCGGTGTCTGGTTGGTACTTCTCTCATCCGGATTCTCGCTACTTTGCGATCGCGCAGATCCAGGAAGATCAGTTAGAAAGCTACGCTGAACGTAAAGGTTGGGACAGGCTTGAAGCAGAAAAATGGTTAGGTCCGAATATTAACGGTTAATCCAACGGAAAGAGAAAGGGCTGCCATTCGGCAGCCCTTTTTATATTGTGAGATGAACTGTGTTTATTTTTCAAAAAGCTCAGCATGCAGTTTTTGAATCGCCTGTTGCGACTCTGACTTGTGCAGTAGGAAGCACAAGTTATGCGGGCTCGCACCGTAGCAAATCATACGCAGGTTAAAGTCTTCTAATGTACCGAATACTTGTTTGGCGTATCCCTTGCTGCCGCTCATGTTGTTTCCGATAAGAGCTACCAAGCATAGGTCGTGCTCTACTTCTACTTTACACAACTCTTCTAGTTCTTCTCTTACGGCTTGAGGTAGCTGTGGTGCACCACCAGAGGTATCTGTTTGGTCTAGGGTTAACGAAACACTGATTTCTGAAGTGGTAATCAGGTCCACTGAAATTTTGTGTTTAGCCAGAATCTCGAACACTTTAGCCAGGAAGCCGTATGCATGGAACATGCTTGCACTACGTAGAGTGACCATAGTCTGGTTGCAACGCAATGCAAGAGCTCGGTATAGCGGCGAGCTTTCTACTTGGTGACGAATCCATGTGCCACCTGCCTCTGGATCTTTAGAAGAGCCAACAAACACCGGAATGTCGTGGCGTAGTGCTGGAACCAGTGTAGAAGGGTGGAGGATCTTGGCACCGAAGTTTGCCATTTCTGACGCTTCACTAAAGCTGATCTCTGGGATTGGTGACGCTTTTGGCGCAATACGTGGGTCTGTTGTGTAGATGCCCGGAACGTCGGTCCAGATTTCTAAGCCAGAAGCTTTTACGCCTTCAGCAATGAGTGCGGCACTGTAATCACTGCCACCACGACCTAATGTGGTTGTATTACCTTCTTTGTCTGAGCCGATGAAGCCCTGGGTGATGACGACTGACTCCTGACAGACTGGTACTAACTTTTCTTGTGCCAGTTGAGAAATCGCTTCGACATTTGGCTCAGCACGTCCGAAGTTCGCGTCAGTTCTCAATACATCACGAATATCGAAACGTACCGCATTGATACCACGCTCTCTCATCAGTTGAGCCAGAATGTGCGTCGACATTAGCTCACCACACGCCACTAAATGGTCCGTCAGTTTAGCGCTAGCTTGGATAGACGCCGCTTCTGCAAGGCTGGTTACCGTATCAAGGATAGCGTACACCTCTGCGCTTGCTTCTGCTGCATCTCTTAGCTGACTAAGGATGTCATCATGAATTTCTGCTAGCTTACGCAGCAACTCGGCACGCTGCTCCTGATCCTGAACACCATTGGCAAGTTCTACCAGTAGGTTGGTGACACCAGAGCAAGCGCTGCTAACGACAAGGCGAGTATTTGGATTGTTTTCAATAATGGCGGCACAACGGCTCATTGCCTCGAAATTGGCAACACTGGTTCCACCGAATTTTGCTACGTTAAATGCGCTCACTGCGTTCTCCCACGACTTCCTAAAAGTAAGATATATCCGATATATTAGTGAGGAAAGGAACAGAGCAAAAAGAGAGGTACTTAGAATGATATTTGAAATATTTTACCCTCAGAAGCTCTTCATCAGACAATGCTGATGACAGTTGATGGGATTCAACCCACGTCAACCGACAAGTCAAACCCTGCAAATTTGACTTACCTCGGCACTACTCCCCCTGAATGATTGGTATTGGAATTGAGGCTCCACAAATCATCTACCTGGGTAGTGCTCCTCTTCTACATAAAGCTCAAACATTGAACGGTTTTGGCGTCATAATGTCAATGAATATTTCAATGATCCTGCAATTTTTTATTAGCGAATTTGTGACAGTGGTGTGAACTCAATACATAAGGCTAATTGCCGAGCCCTACAAAATCCATTAGTGTGAGTTCTTTGATCCCCGAGACTTACTCAAAATACTAAAAACTATTGTCCTCACTCGGGTTAAGTAACGTCAAACAAAGGAGCTCACATGCCGATCCAAAGCTTTATCCCCCCTCATCGTATCTTAATGGGACCTGGCCCTTCGGATATTTACCCGCAAGTACTACAAGCGCTAAGTCGCCCAACGGTTGGTCACCTGGACCCTCTATTTATTGCCATGATGGATGAGTTAAAACAACTGCTTAAATATGCTTTCCAGACAGAAAACGAATTCACGATTGCCGTCTCTGCACCAGGTAGTGCAGGCATGGAAGCGTGCTTTGTTAACCTTATCGAGAAAGGTGACAAAGTTATCGTATGCCGAAATGGTGTTTTTGGTGAGCGCATGCGTGAAAACGTCGTTCGTGCTGGTGGTGAAGTTGTTTTGGTTGATGACGAGTGGGGCGCGCCAGTCTCTGTCGATAAAGTAGAACAAGCACTGCAACAGCACCCTGATACAAAAATTTTGGCGTTTGTTCATGCAGAAACCTCGACAGGTGCGGTCAGCGATGCTCAAGCTTTGGGCCAATTAGCCAAACAGCACAATGCGCTATCTATTGTTGATGCGGTTACGTCATTAGGTGGGGTACCGTTAAAAGTCGATGAATGGCAATTGGATGCGGTGTACTCAGGCAGCCAAAAATGTTTGTCATGCGTTCCTGGCTTGTCTCCGGTGACATTTTCTCAGGCGGCAATTGATAAAATTCAATCGAGAACAACACCTGTTCAGAGCTGGTTCCTTGACCAAAGCTTAGTGCTTGGTTACTGGAGCGGAGAAGGTAAACGTAGCTACCATCATACCGCACCAGTGAATAGCCTGTATGCTTTGCATGAATCGTTATTGATTCTGCAAAATGAAGGCTTGGAAAATGCCTGGGCTCGTCACCAATTGATGCATGAGAAACTGAAAGACGGCCTACAAAAACTCGGTTTTGAATTCGTTGTAGAAGAAGCATATCGCTTACCTCAATTAAATGCCGTTTACGTACCGGAAGGCATTGATGAAGCGAAGGTTCGAGCTCACTTACTAGAAACCTACAACCTGGAAATTGGCGCTGGTCTTGGTGCGTTGGCAGGTAAAGCGTGGCGTATTGGCTTGATGGGCTATGCAGCTCGTCCAGAAAACGTTGCTCTATGTTTGAAAGCGCTGGAAGAGTCGCTAACAGAGTAGCGACATCTGAAGTAAAAAAGCGAAGGTTATCCTTCGCTTTTTTCGTTTCTTTACTGCTCGTCTGACTGCTCAGGTGAAGCAGATTGAGCTTGTGATAGTGGCTGGTAATTTACTTTACTGAAATCTACCTGAGGGAATAAGAACTGCGCCTCAGCACGAATTTGTTCCGCTTTACTGCTGTCGTTTAGCCCCTGATAAGCCAAGATCAAATTGTTATAGAAAGCTGGGCGTGGCTTATCTTTAATGATGCTCAATGACCAGTCAATATATGGCTGAATCAAGCTTGGATCCTGTTTATGTAAACCGATATTGAGGAAAGTGCTGTACACATCCCAGTCGAATCTATCTTTCCAGACCACTGGATTGCTGACCTGATTCAGAATATCTGGGTTCGTCGGGCGTGTTGTTTCAAATTTCGTCAATATGTAATTGGTGTGTAAGGCACTCACCATGTAGAACGTAAACACGGCAGGCAGAGATAAGCTTACTATGCGTAGCAAACTTTTGGTGATTTTAGTGAAACCGACCTGGCGATAACGCGCAACTCGCTGATCCACCCAATAAAGCAGGATGATAAAGATCACCCAATGCACTAACGAGTGATAAAACGGGTATTCAAGCTGAGAGTGCAGCACAATTGGAATAAACAATGCCACTAACGCTAAACGTGTCCCCCG belongs to Vibrio sp. STUT-A11 and includes:
- the lysC gene encoding lysine-sensitive aspartokinase 3 — its product is MSAFNVAKFGGTSVANFEAMSRCAAIIENNPNTRLVVSSACSGVTNLLVELANGVQDQEQRAELLRKLAEIHDDILSQLRDAAEASAEVYAILDTVTSLAEAASIQASAKLTDHLVACGELMSTHILAQLMRERGINAVRFDIRDVLRTDANFGRAEPNVEAISQLAQEKLVPVCQESVVITQGFIGSDKEGNTTTLGRGGSDYSAALIAEGVKASGLEIWTDVPGIYTTDPRIAPKASPIPEISFSEASEMANFGAKILHPSTLVPALRHDIPVFVGSSKDPEAGGTWIRHQVESSPLYRALALRCNQTMVTLRSASMFHAYGFLAKVFEILAKHKISVDLITTSEISVSLTLDQTDTSGGAPQLPQAVREELEELCKVEVEHDLCLVALIGNNMSGSKGYAKQVFGTLEDFNLRMICYGASPHNLCFLLHKSESQQAIQKLHAELFEK
- the metH gene encoding methionine synthase, yielding MGTNVRQQIEAQLKQRILLIDGGMGTMIQGYKLEEHDYRGERFTDWHSDLKGNNDLLVLSQPQLIKEIHSAYLEAGADILETNTFNATTIAMADYDMESLSEEINFAAAKLAREVADEWTAKTPEKPRYVAGVLGPTNRTCSISPDVNDPGYRNVSFDELVEAYSESTRALIKGGSDLILIETIFDTLNAKACAFAVDSVFEELGIELPVMISGTITDASGRTLSGQTTEAFYNSLRHVRPISFGLNCALGPDELRPYVEELSRISESFVSAHPNAGLPNAFGEYDLSPEDMAKHVKEWAESGFLNLIGGCCGTTPEHIRQMAEAVNQVTPRQLPELQVACRLSGLEPLTIEKESLFINVGERTNVTGSARFKRLIKEELYDEALDVARQQVENGAQIIDINMDEGMLDAEACMVRFLNLCASEPEISKVPIMVDSSKWEVIEAGLKCIQGKGIVNSISLKEGKEKFVEQAKLIRRYGAAVIVMAFDEVGQADTRERKIEICTNAYRILVDEVGFPPEDIIFDPNIFAVATGIDEHNNYAVDFIEAVGDIKRDLPHAMISGGVSNVSFSFRGNNYVREAIHAVFLYHCFKNGMDMGIVNAGQLEIYDNVPEKLREAVEDVVLNRRDDATERLLDIASEYADKGVGKEEDASALEWRTWPVEKRLEHALVKGITEFIVEDTEEARVNASKPLEVIEGPLMDGMNVVGDLFGEGKMFLPQVVKSARVMKQAVAHLEPFIDAEKQVGQTNGKILLATVKGDVHDIGKNIVGVVLQCNNYEIIDLGVMVPCEKILKVAKEENVDIIGLSGLITPSLDEMVHVAKEMERLDFDLPLLIGGATTSKAHTAVKIEQNYKHPVVYVNNASRAVGVCTSLLSDERRPDFVEKLNADYERVRDQHNRKKPRTKPVTLEEARANKVAIDWKAYTPPAPKQSGIHIFDDFDVATLRKYIDWTPFFMTWSLVGKYPSIFDHEEVGEEAKRLFHDANELLDRVENEGLMKARGMCGLFPAASVGDDIEVYTDESRSEVAKVLCNLRQQTEKPKGFNYCLSDYVAPKDSGKHDWIGAFAVTGGIGERELADEYKAKGDDYNAIMIQAVADRLAEAFAEYLHEHVRKEIWGYAEDENLSNDELIREKYQGIRPAPGYPACPEHTEKGPLWDLLNVEENIGMSLTSSYAMYPGASVSGWYFSHPDSRYFAIAQIQEDQLESYAERKGWDRLEAEKWLGPNING
- a CDS encoding alanine--glyoxylate aminotransferase family protein, producing MPIQSFIPPHRILMGPGPSDIYPQVLQALSRPTVGHLDPLFIAMMDELKQLLKYAFQTENEFTIAVSAPGSAGMEACFVNLIEKGDKVIVCRNGVFGERMRENVVRAGGEVVLVDDEWGAPVSVDKVEQALQQHPDTKILAFVHAETSTGAVSDAQALGQLAKQHNALSIVDAVTSLGGVPLKVDEWQLDAVYSGSQKCLSCVPGLSPVTFSQAAIDKIQSRTTPVQSWFLDQSLVLGYWSGEGKRSYHHTAPVNSLYALHESLLILQNEGLENAWARHQLMHEKLKDGLQKLGFEFVVEEAYRLPQLNAVYVPEGIDEAKVRAHLLETYNLEIGAGLGALAGKAWRIGLMGYAARPENVALCLKALEESLTE